From Mus musculus strain C57BL/6J chromosome 17, GRCm38.p6 C57BL/6J, the proteins below share one genomic window:
- the Vmn1r236 gene encoding vomeronasal 1 receptor, F4 yields the protein MDSFRIENGDCVSTFTLPCRILSLRTRTDNMEASELSIGIIFISLTIIGILGNVTLLYHYTYFYLTRYKLRSTDWILIHLIVANILTVLCKGVPQTISSFGFKDFLNDIGCKLVSSLHRVGRGTGIGSTSFLSVFQAIIISPRNSRDSELKVRTHKCICCSVYLNWVIYLLISSVNLVHMRARYGNESTTNLKSFIYCYSVRHDPTSDILYATLLSGPEVLLLGLMLWASGSMVLTLYRHKQMMQYMSRTSLSSRSSPESRATKTILLLVCTFVSFYTISSVCQSFGALLYNPKWSLVNITAMSSLLFPTVCPFLLMSQDSRISSYLKRNIHFP from the coding sequence ATGGATTCATTTAGGATAGAGAATGGTGACTGTGTCTCCACCTTCACCTTGCCGTGCAGGATCCTCAGTTTGAGAACAAGAACTGACAACATGGAAGCCAGTGAGTTGTCTATAGGAATAATATTCATCTCTCTGACTATAATTGGAATTCTAGGGAATGTCACTCTTCTATACCACTATACATATTTTTACCTAACAAGGTACAAGTTAAGGTCTACAGACTGGATTCTAATTCACTTGATTGTAGCCAATATCTTAACTGTACTATGTAAAGGAGTGCCCCAGACAATATCCTCATTTGGGTTTAAAGATTTTCTCAATGATATTGGATGCAAATTGGTTTCTTCTTTACACAGAGTAGGAAGGGGTACAGGTATTGGCAGCACCTCATTTCTTAGTGTGTTTCAGGCCATCATCATCAGCCCCAGGAACTCCAGGGATTCAGAACTTAAAGTAAGAACACAcaagtgcatttgttgttctgtgtATCTCAACTGggtgatttatttacttataagcAGCGTGAATCTTGTGCATATGAGGGCAAGATATGGCAATGAAAGCACAACAAATCTGAAGTCTTTCATATACTGTTATTCTGTCCGTCATGATCCAACCAGTGATATCCTTTATGCCACATTACTGTCAGGTCCTGAAGTGCTTTTGCTGGGGCTCATGCTATGGGCCAGTGGCTCCATGGTTCTCACACTGTACAGGCACAAGCAGATGATGCAATACATGTCCAGGACCAGTCTTTCTTCTAGATCCTCCCCTGAGTCCAGAGCCACTAAAACCATCCTTCTCTTGGTCTGTACTTTTGTCTCCTTTTACACAATTTCTTCTGTTTGTCAATCCTTTGGAGCTCTCCTTTATAATCCCAAATGGTCTCTGGTGAATATTACTGCAATGTCCTCTCTGCTTTTCCCCACTGTTTGTCCCTTTCTTCTCATGAGCCAAGACTCTCGGATTTCCAGTTACTTGAAAAGGAATATACATTTCCCCTAA